A region of Selenomonadales bacterium 4137-cl DNA encodes the following proteins:
- a CDS encoding ImmA/IrrE family metallo-endopeptidase codes for MDNIIRHADGLVRRFKTRNPFEIADNLNVLVRYGDFEHLKGFYKYICRNRFIAISSRSDETEQKIVCSHELGHDQLHRSQAKAGLMSDYDIYNTIDVYELEANYFAAQLLIDSSAFLDCASKQYTYAQIAAELKVHEELVIIKGIILNRQGYNLNIPFVPASDYLGESKNTYSLCE; via the coding sequence ATGGATAACATAATCAGGCACGCCGATGGTCTAGTCCGCCGGTTTAAAACACGAAACCCTTTTGAAATCGCCGATAATCTTAATGTTTTAGTAAGATATGGCGATTTTGAACATCTTAAGGGGTTTTACAAATATATTTGCAGAAACAGGTTTATCGCCATCAGTTCCCGCTCGGACGAAACCGAGCAAAAAATAGTTTGTTCCCATGAGTTAGGCCACGATCAGTTGCACCGTAGCCAAGCCAAAGCCGGCTTGATGAGTGATTACGATATATATAATACAATAGATGTTTACGAGCTTGAGGCAAATTATTTCGCCGCCCAGCTGCTTATTGACAGCAGCGCCTTTTTAGATTGCGCGAGTAAGCAGTATACCTATGCCCAGATTGCCGCCGAACTGAAAGTTCATGAAGAGCTTGTAATTATCAAGGGCATTATCTTGAACAGGCAGGGGTACAACCTCAACATTCCATTTGTACCTGCTTCTGACTATTTGGGAGAAAGTAAAAACACATACTCCCTATGCGAATAA
- a CDS encoding helix-turn-helix transcriptional regulator has product MLFGDRLKNLRETANMTQVELGSLIGVSDRVIGYYEANTRFPRKQETLRKISEVFNVSVDYLVGTDGRFIQKADEQYGYSGKRQAQEILSDVKALFAGGELPEADKDDFFRTVTEMYFEAKKSNKKYGRRKLKH; this is encoded by the coding sequence GTGCTGTTCGGAGATAGGCTGAAAAATCTTCGTGAGACGGCTAATATGACTCAGGTTGAACTGGGTAGTTTAATTGGCGTTTCGGACCGGGTTATCGGCTATTATGAAGCCAATACCCGGTTTCCCAGAAAACAGGAGACGCTCCGCAAAATCTCCGAAGTTTTTAACGTATCCGTTGATTATCTGGTCGGAACGGATGGCCGTTTCATCCAAAAGGCCGACGAGCAGTATGGTTATTCTGGAAAGCGCCAGGCTCAGGAAATATTAAGCGATGTAAAAGCATTATTTGCCGGTGGCGAACTTCCCGAGGCGGACAAGGACGATTTTTTCCGGACAGTTACCGAAATGTACTTTGAAGCCAAGAAAAGTAATAAGAAGTACGGGCGCAGAAAGTTGAAACACTGA
- a CDS encoding helix-turn-helix transcriptional regulator, whose amino-acid sequence MRVKNAKFKELRKKAGYNQAELGRELGITKDYVNAIENGRQSPGFALAKRIADFFSVTVDELFFCQFTEQNVRQEMDDFCANGR is encoded by the coding sequence ATGCGCGTGAAAAATGCCAAATTTAAAGAACTTAGAAAAAAAGCCGGGTACAATCAAGCTGAATTAGGGAGGGAGCTTGGCATAACCAAAGATTACGTCAACGCTATTGAGAACGGAAGGCAGTCGCCGGGATTTGCCTTGGCCAAACGTATCGCCGATTTTTTCAGTGTTACGGTGGACGAACTCTTTTTTTGCCAATTTACCGAACAAAACGTTCGACAAGAGATGGACGATTTTTGCGCGAATGGGAGGTGA
- a CDS encoding helix-turn-helix transcriptional regulator: MLRLRSEAVIALTNHRGWSQNELARRMGVSKSALSRALSGKSGAGRKIIGGLLRIFPGEPLESFVAKEKKPGDNYAGSY, from the coding sequence ATGCTGCGTCTGAGGTCAGAAGCTGTAATCGCGCTGACGAATCATCGCGGTTGGTCGCAAAATGAACTGGCCCGCCGAATGGGAGTATCCAAAAGCGCGCTCAGCCGTGCCTTGAGCGGCAAGTCTGGCGCGGGAAGAAAAATAATCGGCGGTCTTTTGCGCATCTTTCCCGGTGAGCCGCTAGAAAGCTTTGTCGCCAAGGAGAAGAAGCCGGGAGATAATTATGCGGGCAGTTATTGA
- a CDS encoding DEAD/DEAH box helicase, giving the protein MSGAGLLMEMGTGKTLTAIGIAGRGYLNGLINRVLIVAPKSVVAVWQEEFTKFAAFDYVLAVLEGDGKKKAGVLQQLKGTGLQVAVVNYESSWRLEPELAKWQPDFIICDESSRIKNPQAKQSKALHRLAKTAKYRLILTGTPIPNNPLDFFSQYKFIDEQIFGPSYYAFRARYAVMGGYGNHQIKGYKNLAELVRKAHSIAFRVTKAEALELPETVDEIRYITLENRAAKVYTELERDSYTELAKGEVTTRNILTRLLRLQQVTGGFIRDDAGCAVEQVSDSKLLTLEDVIDDILDAGKKVVVFARFIPEIDAICRKLERKGLQGAVITGAVKNRAEQVRRFQEEADCRVFIAQIQTAGLGITLTAADTAVFYSLDFNYANYSQARARIHRIGQRNNCLYIHLVAKNTIDEQILRALQRKEDIAKTLVDNWKTLFAKEDVEVG; this is encoded by the coding sequence ATGTCCGGCGCGGGGCTTTTAATGGAAATGGGTACCGGCAAGACGCTTACCGCTATCGGTATAGCTGGCAGGGGCTATCTCAACGGACTGATCAACCGGGTACTTATTGTCGCGCCCAAATCGGTGGTGGCCGTTTGGCAGGAAGAGTTTACTAAATTTGCCGCTTTTGATTATGTGCTGGCGGTCCTGGAAGGCGACGGCAAAAAGAAAGCCGGCGTCTTGCAGCAGCTCAAAGGAACCGGTCTTCAGGTTGCCGTTGTCAATTATGAAAGCTCTTGGCGGCTGGAGCCGGAGTTGGCAAAATGGCAGCCGGATTTCATTATCTGTGATGAATCCTCCCGCATAAAAAATCCTCAGGCGAAACAGTCCAAGGCACTGCACCGGCTGGCCAAGACGGCAAAATATCGGCTGATATTGACCGGCACGCCGATTCCCAATAACCCGCTGGACTTTTTCAGCCAGTATAAATTCATTGATGAACAAATCTTCGGGCCGAGCTACTATGCTTTCCGTGCCAGGTATGCGGTCATGGGCGGCTATGGCAACCACCAGATAAAAGGCTATAAAAATCTTGCCGAACTGGTGCGAAAAGCGCACTCGATAGCGTTTCGGGTCACTAAGGCTGAGGCGCTCGAGCTTCCTGAAACCGTGGACGAAATCCGCTATATTACGCTGGAAAACCGGGCCGCAAAGGTCTACACCGAGCTTGAGAGAGATTCCTATACCGAACTTGCCAAAGGCGAAGTGACGACGCGAAATATCTTGACCAGGCTTTTACGGCTGCAGCAGGTTACCGGCGGCTTTATCCGCGACGATGCGGGCTGTGCGGTGGAACAGGTGTCCGACAGTAAACTGCTGACGCTTGAAGATGTTATTGATGATATATTGGATGCCGGTAAAAAAGTAGTCGTTTTTGCAAGGTTTATTCCCGAGATCGACGCTATCTGCCGGAAGCTAGAAAGGAAAGGCTTGCAGGGGGCTGTCATTACCGGTGCGGTTAAAAACCGCGCCGAACAAGTGCGGCGGTTTCAGGAGGAGGCCGATTGCCGGGTGTTCATCGCCCAGATACAGACGGCAGGGCTGGGGATAACTCTTACCGCGGCGGATACGGCAGTATTTTATTCCCTTGATTTTAATTACGCCAATTATTCGCAGGCGCGCGCCCGAATCCATCGCATCGGCCAGCGCAATAACTGCCTGTATATCCACCTGGTGGCCAAAAACACAATTGACGAACAAATTCTTCGCGCTTTGCAGCGTAAGGAGGATATTGCCAAAACGCTGGTTGACAATTGGAAAACACTGTTTGCGAAAGAGGATGTTGAGGTTGGATAA
- a CDS encoding DUF927 domain-containing protein, translating to MRPDIDRLIDWESFYQKFIPSLKTKGQELIGLCPFHNDRSPSLYINRKTGQYDCKACSATGNAWTFLEEHAGLSKDEAKAYLLNAAGASAGKKRKITQLTLEEYAAAKKLPMEELKKHGLVNEKNKLVIPYKDETGLEVAKRFRHSMRGSVKFSWVKGASVLPYGLWRLSVAREKGYIVLVEGESDCHTLWHYDIPALGAPGADTFAAKHAALLGGLTVYVFKEPDAGGETFVKKVCSSLLAVAFSGKAYCMQLPGVKDPSELHIRDESGFLDKWNTALKMATLLDLEALGAVAGEVIPGQPFIPRKPDNWYYSADGVFGYDSEGSEKKICPVPVILTKLLLDVDNETEKVELAFRRSGGWRKVITERSTLFQRTKITGLADTGLPVSSENAKDLVRYLFDMEAANMGFLPMAQSVSRLGWIGKDKFLPGVGEGIVLDIDSKRSMAKLANGFSENGNFEDWKTAIARHIRRNPIARLMLAGSFASPLLSLIGHRNFILHVWGASRGGKTAALKAALSAWGHPDSIMVSFNTTMVGLERTCEFMSALPVGVDERQLAGDRQEYLDKLTYAVACGQGKVRGAKSGGIQNRGNWNLIVLTTGEESLSGDTSHAGVKTRALELYGVPIPDERCAREVHTLVSEHYGFAGPEFIRRFIALLKIKPQVLEQDFKHVLGVLEKSYPQIIHSHLSYFAVCAVADFYASQWLWGCSEEQAKLEMTEMIMAGIKSASTSQEEADYAQKALDFTLGWIASNSEYFKDNGSTTQQYGFFKPSGECCIVPEVFKDALRKAGLSVSLVLKEFAERGWIETETAGSGKATYSVRCYWKNSRVRMIVFTNCREFEDAF from the coding sequence GTGCGGCCAGACATCGATCGTCTCATAGATTGGGAGAGTTTTTATCAAAAGTTTATTCCCAGCCTTAAGACCAAAGGGCAGGAGCTCATCGGCCTTTGCCCGTTCCATAACGACCGCAGTCCGTCGCTATATATCAACAGGAAGACCGGCCAGTACGACTGCAAAGCCTGCTCGGCCACCGGCAACGCCTGGACCTTCCTCGAAGAACACGCGGGGCTGAGTAAGGACGAGGCCAAGGCCTATTTATTGAATGCGGCGGGCGCTTCGGCCGGGAAGAAACGGAAAATAACGCAGTTAACCCTTGAAGAATACGCCGCCGCAAAAAAACTGCCGATGGAGGAACTCAAAAAGCACGGCCTTGTAAACGAAAAGAACAAGCTTGTTATTCCCTACAAAGACGAGACAGGGCTGGAGGTTGCCAAACGGTTCCGCCACTCGATGCGGGGCAGCGTGAAATTCTCCTGGGTCAAAGGCGCCAGTGTGCTGCCGTACGGGCTGTGGCGGTTGAGCGTCGCCAGGGAAAAGGGCTACATCGTATTGGTCGAAGGCGAGAGCGACTGCCACACGCTCTGGCATTACGACATTCCGGCGCTGGGAGCTCCGGGCGCCGATACCTTTGCGGCCAAACACGCGGCGTTGCTTGGCGGTCTTACCGTCTATGTCTTTAAGGAACCCGATGCCGGCGGCGAGACTTTTGTGAAAAAAGTATGCAGCTCGCTGCTTGCCGTCGCCTTTTCCGGGAAGGCCTACTGTATGCAGCTTCCAGGGGTTAAGGACCCGAGCGAACTGCACATCAGAGATGAGAGCGGTTTTTTGGATAAATGGAACACCGCACTAAAAATGGCCACCCTGCTTGATTTAGAGGCGCTCGGCGCGGTGGCCGGTGAAGTGATTCCCGGCCAGCCGTTTATTCCGCGCAAACCGGACAACTGGTATTATTCCGCCGACGGTGTTTTTGGCTACGATTCCGAGGGCAGTGAAAAAAAGATCTGCCCCGTGCCGGTCATCCTTACAAAGCTGCTGCTTGACGTTGACAACGAAACGGAAAAGGTTGAACTGGCGTTTCGGCGCAGCGGCGGCTGGCGAAAGGTCATCACCGAGCGCAGCACACTGTTTCAGAGAACTAAAATTACTGGTCTGGCGGATACCGGGCTGCCGGTCTCCAGCGAGAACGCCAAGGATTTGGTCCGCTACCTGTTCGACATGGAAGCGGCCAACATGGGATTTCTGCCGATGGCACAATCGGTGTCGAGGCTTGGCTGGATCGGCAAGGATAAGTTTTTGCCGGGAGTCGGCGAAGGTATCGTGCTGGATATCGACTCGAAAAGGAGTATGGCCAAACTGGCAAATGGTTTTAGTGAAAATGGGAACTTTGAAGACTGGAAAACCGCCATTGCCCGGCATATACGAAGAAACCCGATAGCAAGGCTGATGCTGGCGGGGAGCTTTGCCTCGCCGCTCTTGTCGCTCATAGGGCACAGGAACTTTATCCTCCATGTGTGGGGCGCCAGCCGGGGCGGAAAGACTGCGGCGCTGAAAGCGGCCTTGTCGGCCTGGGGTCATCCCGACAGCATCATGGTTTCGTTTAATACCACCATGGTGGGACTGGAGAGAACCTGCGAATTCATGTCCGCCTTGCCTGTCGGCGTGGACGAAAGACAGCTCGCCGGCGACCGGCAGGAGTATCTCGACAAGCTGACCTACGCAGTCGCCTGCGGCCAGGGCAAGGTAAGGGGCGCCAAGTCCGGCGGCATACAGAACCGGGGCAACTGGAACCTCATCGTCTTAACAACAGGCGAAGAATCCCTGTCAGGCGATACGTCGCATGCCGGGGTCAAAACCAGGGCTTTGGAGCTATACGGCGTGCCGATACCGGACGAACGCTGCGCCAGGGAAGTCCACACGCTGGTCAGTGAGCACTATGGCTTCGCCGGGCCGGAGTTTATCCGGCGGTTCATTGCCTTGCTTAAAATAAAGCCGCAGGTTTTGGAGCAGGACTTTAAACACGTGCTTGGCGTGTTGGAAAAGTCCTACCCGCAGATTATCCACAGCCACCTGTCGTATTTTGCCGTGTGCGCCGTGGCCGATTTCTACGCCAGCCAGTGGTTATGGGGCTGCAGCGAGGAGCAGGCGAAGCTGGAAATGACCGAAATGATCATGGCTGGCATCAAAAGCGCGTCGACATCGCAGGAGGAAGCAGATTACGCGCAAAAAGCCCTTGACTTTACTCTGGGCTGGATTGCTTCAAACTCCGAGTATTTCAAGGATAATGGTTCGACGACGCAGCAATACGGTTTTTTCAAGCCTTCGGGGGAATGCTGCATCGTGCCGGAAGTGTTTAAGGACGCGCTCCGGAAAGCCGGCTTAAGCGTTAGCCTGGTGCTCAAGGAATTCGCGGAGCGGGGATGGATTGAGACGGAAACGGCCGGCAGCGGCAAGGCGACTTATTCCGTTCGCTGCTATTGGAAAAATAGCCGTGTACGGATGATCGTTTTTACAAATTGTCGGGAGTTTGAAGATGCATTTTGA
- a CDS encoding VRR-NUC domain-containing protein, which translates to MAEKRIVKGILDYLKTLDDCFAWKEHGGMYGTAGIPDIICCYKGRFIAIEVKQPGGKLTKLQEITLRDVKRAGGVAMVVYSVAEVKAGFEKMGE; encoded by the coding sequence ATGGCGGAAAAGAGAATCGTAAAAGGCATTCTGGATTACCTAAAGACGCTGGATGACTGCTTTGCCTGGAAAGAGCACGGCGGCATGTACGGCACCGCCGGGATTCCCGATATTATCTGCTGCTATAAGGGGCGCTTCATCGCCATCGAGGTGAAGCAGCCCGGCGGAAAGCTGACAAAACTTCAGGAGATTACGCTCCGGGATGTTAAGCGGGCCGGCGGCGTGGCGATGGTCGTCTATTCAGTGGCTGAGGTGAAAGCGGGATTTGAGAAAATGGGTGAATGA
- a CDS encoding DUF3310 domain-containing protein, which translates to MKSDGMAVNQKHYQFAPVEPIEILQMYLDPKEFQGFLLGNVLKYLLRLGRKDEAGKEVDKAFQYLLWLRQAVNGENINPREK; encoded by the coding sequence GTGAAAAGTGATGGCATGGCAGTGAATCAAAAACATTACCAATTCGCGCCAGTGGAACCAATAGAGATTCTGCAGATGTATCTGGACCCGAAGGAATTCCAAGGGTTTTTACTCGGCAATGTCTTAAAGTATCTGCTCCGGCTTGGCCGCAAGGATGAGGCCGGGAAAGAAGTTGACAAAGCCTTTCAGTATCTTTTGTGGCTCCGGCAGGCAGTTAACGGTGAAAACATAAATCCGAGAGAGAAATGA